One Microcebus murinus isolate Inina chromosome 10, M.murinus_Inina_mat1.0, whole genome shotgun sequence DNA segment encodes these proteins:
- the LPAR5 gene encoding lysophosphatidic acid receptor 5 isoform X2 — translation MVVYSLVLAAGLPLNALALWVFLRALRVHSVVSVYMCNLAASDLLFTLSLPVRLSYYALHHWPLPDLLCQTAGAIFQMNMYGSCIFLMLINVDRYAAIVHPLRLRHLRQPRVARLLCLGVWALILVFAVPIAYVHRPSLCSYQGLEVRLCFESFSDELWKGRLLPLVLLAETLGFLLPLVAVVYSSGRVFRTLARPDATRSQRRRKTVRLLLASLVIFLVCFVPYNTTLAVYGLLRGKLVVASHAARDQVRGVLMVMVLLAGANCVLDPLVYYFSAEGFRNTLRGLGTPLQARTLVTNGARGSHALALRPIDATGPDAASQGLLRPSNTGTPFTQCPQDSAL, via the coding sequence ATGGTGGTCTACAGCCTGGTGCTGGCTGCCGGGCTCCCCCTCAATGCCCTGGCCCTCTGGGTCTTCCTGCGCGCGCTGCGCGTGCACTCGGTCGTCAGCGTGTACATGTGCAACCTGGCAGCCAGCGACCTGCTCTTCACCCTCTCGCTGCCCGTGCGCCTCTCCTACTACGCACTGCACCACTGGCCCCTCCCGGACCTCCTGTGCCAGACGGCGGGGGCCATCTTCCAGATGAACATGTACGGCAGCTGCATCTTCCTGATGCTCATTAACGTGGACCGCTACGCCGCCATCGTGCACCCGCTGCGGCTGCGCCATCTGCGGCAGCCCCGCGTGGCGCGGCTACTCTGCCTCGGCGTGTGGGCGCTCATCCTGGTGTTCGCTGTGCCCATCGCCTACGTGCACAGGCCCTCGCTCTGCAGCTACCAGGGCCTCGAGGTGCGCCTGTGCTTCGAGAGCTTCAGCGACGAGCTGTGGAAgggcaggctgctgccgctcGTGCTGCTGGCCGAGACGCTAGGCTTCCTGCTGCCCCTGGTGGCCGTCGTCTACTCGTCCGGCCGGGTCTTCCGGACGCTCGCGCGGCCGGACGCCACGCGGAGCCAGCGGCGGCGGAAGACGGTGCGCCTCCTGCTGGCCAGCCTCGTCATCTTCTTGGTGTGCTTCGTGCCCTACAACACCACGCTGGCGGTCTACGGGCTGCTGCGGGGCAAGCTGGTGGTGGCGAGCCACGCGGCCCGCGATCAGGTGCGCGGGGTGCTGATGGTGATGGTGCTGCTCGCCGGCGCCAACTGCGTGCTGGACCCGCTGGTGTACTACTTCAGCGCCGAGGGTTTCCGCAACACCCTGCGCGGGCTGGGTACCCCGCTCCAGGCCAGGACCTTGGTCACCAACGGGGCGCGGGGGTCGCACGCGCTGGCCCTGCGGCCCATTGACGCCACTGGGCCGGATGCCGCCAGTCAGGGGCTGCTCCGACCCTCCAACACTGGGACACCCTTCACTCAGTGCCCCCAAGATTCGGCCCTCTGA
- the LPAR5 gene encoding lysophosphatidic acid receptor 5 isoform X1, whose product MMLANSSANTSSTNSSVLQCPDYRPTHRLHMVVYSLVLAAGLPLNALALWVFLRALRVHSVVSVYMCNLAASDLLFTLSLPVRLSYYALHHWPLPDLLCQTAGAIFQMNMYGSCIFLMLINVDRYAAIVHPLRLRHLRQPRVARLLCLGVWALILVFAVPIAYVHRPSLCSYQGLEVRLCFESFSDELWKGRLLPLVLLAETLGFLLPLVAVVYSSGRVFRTLARPDATRSQRRRKTVRLLLASLVIFLVCFVPYNTTLAVYGLLRGKLVVASHAARDQVRGVLMVMVLLAGANCVLDPLVYYFSAEGFRNTLRGLGTPLQARTLVTNGARGSHALALRPIDATGPDAASQGLLRPSNTGTPFTQCPQDSAL is encoded by the coding sequence ATGATGTTGGCTAACTCTTCGGCCAATACCTCTTCTACCAACAGCTCTGTTCTCCAGTGTCCTGACTACCGGCCCACCCACCGCCTGCACATGGTGGTCTACAGCCTGGTGCTGGCTGCCGGGCTCCCCCTCAATGCCCTGGCCCTCTGGGTCTTCCTGCGCGCGCTGCGCGTGCACTCGGTCGTCAGCGTGTACATGTGCAACCTGGCAGCCAGCGACCTGCTCTTCACCCTCTCGCTGCCCGTGCGCCTCTCCTACTACGCACTGCACCACTGGCCCCTCCCGGACCTCCTGTGCCAGACGGCGGGGGCCATCTTCCAGATGAACATGTACGGCAGCTGCATCTTCCTGATGCTCATTAACGTGGACCGCTACGCCGCCATCGTGCACCCGCTGCGGCTGCGCCATCTGCGGCAGCCCCGCGTGGCGCGGCTACTCTGCCTCGGCGTGTGGGCGCTCATCCTGGTGTTCGCTGTGCCCATCGCCTACGTGCACAGGCCCTCGCTCTGCAGCTACCAGGGCCTCGAGGTGCGCCTGTGCTTCGAGAGCTTCAGCGACGAGCTGTGGAAgggcaggctgctgccgctcGTGCTGCTGGCCGAGACGCTAGGCTTCCTGCTGCCCCTGGTGGCCGTCGTCTACTCGTCCGGCCGGGTCTTCCGGACGCTCGCGCGGCCGGACGCCACGCGGAGCCAGCGGCGGCGGAAGACGGTGCGCCTCCTGCTGGCCAGCCTCGTCATCTTCTTGGTGTGCTTCGTGCCCTACAACACCACGCTGGCGGTCTACGGGCTGCTGCGGGGCAAGCTGGTGGTGGCGAGCCACGCGGCCCGCGATCAGGTGCGCGGGGTGCTGATGGTGATGGTGCTGCTCGCCGGCGCCAACTGCGTGCTGGACCCGCTGGTGTACTACTTCAGCGCCGAGGGTTTCCGCAACACCCTGCGCGGGCTGGGTACCCCGCTCCAGGCCAGGACCTTGGTCACCAACGGGGCGCGGGGGTCGCACGCGCTGGCCCTGCGGCCCATTGACGCCACTGGGCCGGATGCCGCCAGTCAGGGGCTGCTCCGACCCTCCAACACTGGGACACCCTTCACTCAGTGCCCCCAAGATTCGGCCCTCTGA